The DNA segment AATAAAAAAAAATGACGCTAAATGTCTTGTATATAGGTGGTTGATAGAAACGGTATCATTTGCAAAAAAGATAAGTTTAAATTGCCGAGGAATAACTAATGTTAAAGGAATAAAATAAAGCTAATAAATAGTCATTCTCTCAATATTATTTGTACTTTTGTAAGTAAAACTTAAATTAATATTATAAAATGCTTAAATTTTTAAAGCGGATGTCTTTGATTTTTCTGCCTCTTATGTGTTTAACAGCCTGTAACAGTGAAGATGTAGAGACTTTGTTGTCTATTTGGGAAAACACTATTGACAACCATGGATGTAATTATGACTTTGATGCCCAGGGTAGATGCTATGGAACAGGCTCCATTGGCGAAGCAAATTTTAAAGCTAATCTCGTAGGACATGGATGGAAACACTATGCCACTTGGGAAATCAGTCAGGACGGAAAGCGGATGAGTAATGAATACTATGGGAATATGTATGGTGTCAGTCCGCATTCCTTTTATTTCGGATTGGATAGAACTGTGACTCGTTATTATACTTCTGATGCTGAAGCGATGACAAAAAAATGTGTTACAGAGAAATACACCTTCAACGATGAAGCAACAAGTCTTCTTCATTCCAGTCTAATGTTCGACGATAGTTCTTATATGCAAATTGTAGGATGGACAATGGGACAGATTGCTAGTTTTTGTGTTATCGAACCGTTAGGTGTGACAAGTGCCGGCAAAGCAATTTATGGCGTATCTATTTATGAGAAAATGACAGATGCTGAACTGAAAGATTTTCAGAGCAACTATCATCAATAAAATCGTTCTATGAACCTGTATCTTTGGCTTATATCAACGGCTTGAACTGTGTGTGTAGAATGTTAGATATAATATGGAGGCGAAGTTTTATATTATAACTTAATCGAAATCTTACCGAAGTCAATCATGGCGTTGATAAGACGTATCTCTTTGTATCTATTTAGATCTTCCACTCTTATGTCTTTTTCGGAGATGATGCCACGGTCTATCAGATATTGGCGCATGGTACCTTTTAGTAGTGGATGCTTGGGCGTGTACCATGCAGTGCCGTCATACAGAACCACGTTGGTGTAAGAAGTGTCGGTTATCAGTCCGTTTCTAACTATTAGTATTTCGTCGGCGTCTCCCTTCTGTTTTGATAATCTGTCAAGACAACTGCGGTCGGTACTCTTATATGAATAGCGTATGTCGTCTGCTGTTACTATATGAAGGGATTGTACGTTTCGCATCTTGTATTCTGAAAGAGAGAATGACGTAAAACCGTCTTTGTCATAACAAATCTTTGCCTTACCGGTGAATCCTTTGCAGGCAGGCAACTTATCTTCTAACAAAAGTATTTTACATCCCGGCCAGAAATGTTGACGTGTATTATTCATACGTCTGTTATGGTATGCAATGTTATTAATGCTACCATCAGTCACTCTTATTGTTTCAAAATATTGGCACATATACTTTTTGTATTATTTCGTTGTATTCGTCTATCCATTTGCTCTTGGCTGTAATTCCTCCTCCGGCCTTGAAATACATTTGACCGTTTTCCTGGTCTATAAACCTTATCATTACGGCGCTGTCGATGCATCCATTTTGATAAATGCCCATTATACCTGTATAGAAACCACGATTGTAGTTCTCTGCTTCAGATATTATGTCTACTGTCTTTTTCTTTGGAGCTCCTGTTATAGAACCGGCAGGGAGCATCGAGAAAATGATGTCACCTACATTATCTGTATAATGGTCTGGCAAGATGCCACTTATCTCAGAACTGGTCTGGAGTATGGCGCCTTTGTTGGTGTTGATGTTCTCTATATACCGATACCGGTCTACTTTTACATCTGTCGCTACAATGCTGATGTCATTTCTTATAAGATCTACTATGGTGGCATGCTCTGCTGCCTCTTTCTCATTTTTCATAAGAACTTCTGCGGCGTTTACAATAGTAGCATCAATAGTTCCCTTCATGGGGAATGAACTTATTTTTCGGTTGTTTATCTTCACAAAAGTTTCGGGCGAAAAACATACCAGTTTATCCTTTATCCATAGTTTGTAAGGAGCTTCCGAACGATTAAATATAGTCTCTAAACCAATATTTGTCTTTATTGGTATCCTGCATGTAAGATTTGCCAGATAACTGTTCCCCTCTTTTATGTTAGACTGTACGATATCAAAACTCCTCTTATAGTCTGTGGTTGATTCTGGAAAAATGTTCCACTCTGGCTCTTCTTTATGCTTATCACCACAACAGGTCTTAACCATATTGGTATTCCCATTGAAGTAAAATTTGCATTCATTGTCGTTAATATCAGAAAGTTCTTCTACGTACGACATGGTCTGGTCATAATTGATAATAAAAATACATGCTCTGCCTGCTTTAGACAAACTGTTAATCCTGAAAATCGCCTCTTCTCTGTTATATACTCTCATTAATTTTTGGCATTAAACTGCAAAAATACTCAGAAAATTCTGAAAAAACAAAAGCATCTTTGTTATAATAGTTATTTTTTGTATTTTTGCATCTATGAAAAAGAACATATGTCTTTTGATATTTTGTACAACTGTATTGTTTACCGGTTGCGTACAGAAAAAGTATAATGCTGATAAATTCACCGTAGAGACGATAAACAGATATACGCCTGTGAAGAATCAGGGCTTCAGCAGCGATTGCTGGGCTTATGCGATGCTTGCTACAATAGAAAGTGAGCATATAGAGCGTGGCGACTCTGTGAATCTGTCGGTCGCTTACGTAATGAGGATGAGGCTTAAAGATGAGTTCCGCAGATATTATTTGTCGGGTGGGCACATCTGGTTTACAGAGAGAGGAATGGGGCAGACATTGATAAACACTATTGAAACTTATGGAGCAATGCCTTATGATTCTTATCAGGATAAAGATGGATTCAGAAGTGGAGTGCTTTGTAATAAACTGAAATATATAGCTGATAATGCTATAGGTCGAAAATCAGAATTGAAATATACAGAGAGTATAATAGAAAGCAATCTTGATGACATGCTGGGTCCGGCACCTCTTCATGTCTATATGCTTGGTGCAGAATATACACCATTGGAGTTTGCTCATAGTGTTTGTGGAAAGGATGAATATGTAGCTCTTACTAGTTATACTCATCATCCATTCTATCAGCAGTTTGCCTTGGAGGTACAAGATAACTGGGAGCAGAACCTGCAGATGAATATACCTTTAGACAGTCTTGAGAATGCAGTGATAAAAGCGTTACGGCATCATCATAGTGTATGTTGGGAGGGCGATACCAGCGAACCTGGGTTCTCTTTTGCTTCGGGTGTAGCCAGATTGCAGAATGAAAACAAGGTGGTTACCCAAAAAGACCGTCAGAATTCTTTTGAGAAATTCCTTACTACCGATGACCATTGTATGGAAATACTTGGATTGGCGCATGACAGATACGGTAAGCGTTACTTTATCTGTAAAAACTCTTGGGGTACTGATAATCCTTATAAAGGTCTGATGTATATGTCTGAGAATTACTTCCGCCTGAAGACTATTGCGGTATACTTGGTAAAAAATATCTAGATATAAAAGATGCGCCCCGAAGCTATAAAAAACTTGTGGGGCGCACATATTTTGGAGAGATATTTATTACTTATTTATTTATTAAGCCTCCAGGTACAACCGTCTTTGGTATCTTTTACTTCAAATCCGGCCTCGCTCAACGCATCGCGTATCTTATCGCTTGTAGACCAGTCTTTATCAGACTTTGCTTTGGCACGAAGGTCAAGTACCATATTGACAACCTTTCCGTATGCATCTTCACGTGCATCATTATCATTGCCTTTTTCTTCTTTCAGACCTAAGAGATCGAAAGCAAAAAGATTAATAGTGTCATTGAGTTTCTGCAGGTCTTCAACACTAATCTTAGCCTTGTGGTCTATGATGGTATTGATAAGATGGCATGCTTCGAATAGACAACTTATCACAATAGGAGTCTGCAAATCATCATTCATAGCATCATAGCAACGCTGTGGAAGTCCGGCAACAAACTTTGCAACTTCAGCATCACTTGCATTCTCAGTATTAATCCGTTTCATGTCTGTAATACCGGTAAGTAGCCGGTCAAGTCCCTTCTCGCTAGCTATAAGAGCTTCGTTAGAGAAATCAACAGTACCACGATAGTGAGCAGACAATATAAAGAAACGTATAGTCATAGGAGAATAAGCTTTATCCAAAGAGGCATGATTGCCTGTAAAGAACTGCTCAAGTGTGATAAAGTTGCCAAGACTTTTACCCATCTTCT comes from the Xylanibacter oryzae DSM 17970 genome and includes:
- a CDS encoding aminotransferase class IV family protein is translated as MCQYFETIRVTDGSINNIAYHNRRMNNTRQHFWPGCKILLLEDKLPACKGFTGKAKICYDKDGFTSFSLSEYKMRNVQSLHIVTADDIRYSYKSTDRSCLDRLSKQKGDADEILIVRNGLITDTSYTNVVLYDGTAWYTPKHPLLKGTMRQYLIDRGIISEKDIRVEDLNRYKEIRLINAMIDFGKISIKL
- a CDS encoding aminodeoxychorismate synthase component I, with product MRVYNREEAIFRINSLSKAGRACIFIINYDQTMSYVEELSDINDNECKFYFNGNTNMVKTCCGDKHKEEPEWNIFPESTTDYKRSFDIVQSNIKEGNSYLANLTCRIPIKTNIGLETIFNRSEAPYKLWIKDKLVCFSPETFVKINNRKISSFPMKGTIDATIVNAAEVLMKNEKEAAEHATIVDLIRNDISIVATDVKVDRYRYIENINTNKGAILQTSSEISGILPDHYTDNVGDIIFSMLPAGSITGAPKKKTVDIISEAENYNRGFYTGIMGIYQNGCIDSAVMIRFIDQENGQMYFKAGGGITAKSKWIDEYNEIIQKVYVPIF
- a CDS encoding C1 family peptidase, whose product is MKKNICLLIFCTTVLFTGCVQKKYNADKFTVETINRYTPVKNQGFSSDCWAYAMLATIESEHIERGDSVNLSVAYVMRMRLKDEFRRYYLSGGHIWFTERGMGQTLINTIETYGAMPYDSYQDKDGFRSGVLCNKLKYIADNAIGRKSELKYTESIIESNLDDMLGPAPLHVYMLGAEYTPLEFAHSVCGKDEYVALTSYTHHPFYQQFALEVQDNWEQNLQMNIPLDSLENAVIKALRHHHSVCWEGDTSEPGFSFASGVARLQNENKVVTQKDRQNSFEKFLTTDDHCMEILGLAHDRYGKRYFICKNSWGTDNPYKGLMYMSENYFRLKTIAVYLVKNI